Below is a window of Humulus lupulus chromosome 2, drHumLupu1.1, whole genome shotgun sequence DNA.
ATGAGTAAAAGTGCCAACGAGGCATATGAGTTGTTGGAAGATATGGCTACAAAAAATCATCAATGGTCGGATAAGCGTACGCCTAGTAATAGAAAGATAGCTGGGGTTCATGAATTAGATGCAATCACTGCCTTGACTGCTCAGGTTGCTTCCTTAACAAAACAACTGCAACAGAGTATTGTGTCTACTAATGCCATCCAAATGTCAGTAGGTTGTGGAATATGTGGGGGTCCACACTCTTTTGATCAATGCCCTTCGTCTGACCCTAATAATAATATTCCCATGGACCAAGCTCAAGTTCAAGCAGTGGGAAATTTTCAAAGGCCTTTTAATAACCCATTCTCCaacacttacaatcctgggtggagaAATCACCCAAATTTCTCTTGGAGAAAAAATCAAGGCCAACAGTCACAGTTTCAAGGCCAATACTAGCAGAATATGTCACAACAGCCCATGAATCAAGCTTCATCGTCACAGAAACCAGGGCTACAGGATCAACCAGAAAAGCCTAATGAATTGCAAGCATCTCTGTTGACTCTTACTAATACTCAAACCCAGTTTATGACTGAGACTAGATCCTTCATCAAAAATTTAGAGATGCAAGTGGGGCAACTGGCCAATATGTTGAATAATAGGCCTCAAGGGAATTTTCCTAGCAATACTGTGGTAAATCCTAAGGAGCAGTGTCAAGTTATTACTCTGAGGAGCGGGAAAGAAATTGAGGGTCCTTCTTTAAAGGGGACTCAAGAAAAGAAGGCAGAAAAATAGGGGAGCTGTGAAAAAGTTGAGCCTCAAGTGGAGGAAAAGGTTACTGAAGGCCTTGCAACCAAAGAGAATATTCAACCAGTAGTTGTTGATTCTAATGTCAAAATCCCGTATCCACAACGACTCTGGAAGACTTctcttgacaaacaattctccaaGTTTCTTGAGGCGTTTAAAAAGCTTCACATTAACATCCCATTTGCTGAGGCTTTGGAGAAAATGCCGagttatgtgaaattcatgaaagatATTTTATCAAAGAAACAAAGGTTGGAAGACTTtgagacagtggcacttactgaAGAGTGCAGTGCAATTCTCCAAAGGAAGCTTCCACAAAAGCTTCAAGATTTGGGGAGCTTTACTATTCCTTGTACTATAGGGAAATTTGAATGCAAACATGCTCTTTGTaatcttggagcaagtatcaaTCTCATGCCTCTATTTGTGTTTCGGAAGCTTGGTCTTGGTGAGGCAAAGCCTACTActattactcttcagctcgcaTATCGATCAATCAAGCACCCAAGGGGAGTTATTGAAGATGTGCTAGTCAAGGTAGACAAGTTTATTTTTCCAGCAGATTTCATTGTTCTAGACATGGAGGAGGATGCAAACATTCCCATTATTTTTGgaagaccatttttagccacaGGGAGAGCACTAATTGATGTACAAAAGGGGGAGTTGAAGCTGCGAGTGCAAAACgaagaggtaacatttaatgttttttcagcaaccaccaagagaaaaaccAATGTTGAAATTGGTAGTCGAGCAGTTCATCATTGTTTGAAACGGTTCTATAGTGGGAAGGCTCGAAGGCTACACGAGCGGTGGAAGGCTCTGATGATTAGCAACATCAAAAGATGAGATTTTGCTTATGACACTATGGCTTTAAAGGATGAGTGGGGTGGACTTGACCCGAGTTGAAGTTTAATGAAGGAAGTGAGTGTCCAGCTAGAGACGTTAAATAAAGCGCCATTGGGAGGCATCCTAAGTTCATTTAAATTTCTTTAAGTTCATTAAGTTTTTAAGCTATTTTAGTtgagacaatttttatttttttttttagttagtttttgtttaattttaattttcttgtaAATATTGTTGATTCTGGAATCGTGAAATACgtgaaaaaatttgaaaaatgatgaaattttttttaaaaaaaaagcccAGAACATAAACTAAAGGATGGACACTTTGGTGTCTCAGTTCTAGCAGCACCACTTATGGAGTATCAATGTGGCGCAGAATCAATATGCTTATAGCCAAGCCTTCGCCACTCATTTTGGCATTGACACTAGTGGATTTCCACCATATCCACAACCACCCAACTTTGGGTATCCTCCACGTGAGGGGGATGACGAGGTCGGTCCTTCATCGTGAGTCGAGTCAGGTAAGGTTCCTTTCCTTAGATTTTatttaaacattgaggacaatgtttttGTTAAGTTTAGGGAAGGTGGTTTTATTTTAGTTATTTGTATCAGGTTAGTTGAGTTAAGTTTCTGTTTAGTTTGGTGTTTTGTTAAATGTTgcttggttttgtgtgttaaTTGTGTTTCGTGTTAGGGTATCTAGAGAGTCTCTCGAATCAAGATAGCAATGATTAGCTTATGAGAATACGTGAATGACTTGTAATATAATTctagaaaaatatatttgattgtaaaaaaaaaaacaatctgtgtgcttggtttgaccacttctttgggttactttaattcattgtaaaactgaatatttgatcatgattggTAAATTCTTGCATTTAAATGTATTTACACTTGCTGAATTTTGAATGTGGAAAGAATGTATGAACAATTCTAGAGCttgcttgcttactatttgatgcgaaatcatagacaatgcatgtgttaggaaaatgatttaggaaattttttttttgaaacgtttgagcctttcaagcaaACCTTGATTAATTTATCCCTAGTTGCCCTTTTTCAGCCTAAACAGtataactttttatttttaaacacttattttgagcctaattgaacactttattatttttcatttcctgaatttataccatgagcatataaatataaatgaggattgatttgtaatgggtgttattttgtgatttggttgtgacaataaaaaaataaaagaaaaaaattgagaggaaaattcagaaaaaaaaatttgagttTGAAAATAAACTACACTTCTTATGTTTGTTCACATCGAAAAACATAAGTTTGGGGAAGTgtagtaaaaaaaataataataaaagaaattaaaagatATATCTAGTGTGATTTTTTctcaatcttggaaaataaagagaaatttggGGTTGTGTTGGACTATGGTGTGAATATCAGGTGTGGTTTGTTTGGATTATATACTTATGGTATAtatgagcctaaatgactatcTTATCCATTGTTACCTAAGCATCTCAAtacaagctttaaaagaccttttgattcttgaacatgcattgatttatattagtggagaataataagtTAGCAAGCATATGGAAATATGGGATTTGATGGATTCATGGTGAGAATTCAACATGTGTAAATCATTTTAAATGTGTGTTATTTACTGTTCATGGTTGAGTAGACAAAAATGATCAATGGGTTAAGGTAAGTTGAAGAAGTGGTTGGATTGAAAATCTGGATTACTTGTCAGTTATTTTCGAAAAATTATATATGCTTGTCATTCATTAATTTTGAGGCTTGAAAATTGtggttatcttgattcatttgtttagtgtctgtatttatttgtttagtttaTCTTGAGTCTTGTTTTCTTTGCTCGAGGGCGAGCAAATgttaagtttggggaagtttgataaacgagttttagactcgTTTATCTATGTCTTTTTAGGTAGAGTATTAGgtgtttagttttgttttgttctattttacgcttgtgttttgtgtgtttttaggtgtcgaagggcttaggtgacttaggtgtggaaaaATGGTAGAAAAACCGACAAAAggacaaaaattggtggaaacTGTGTTTCGGAGCACTTTTTGCAGCCACAGGAAGGCTGTCTTGCGGCCGCAATTCTAGAAGAGTTTTGGCATTTATAGGGCATTCCTGCGACCCCAGGATATGTCTAGAAATGTGAAAAACGCAGATTTTTAATGAAGGGTGTTTTAGTCATTTCATGTTTAAAAAAACGCTAATTAGGTTTAAATCACGATTAACTGGGAGAAGAGTCTTAGGAGTGCTTTGGATGAAGATAAGATCTATCATTTagagttttttttcttctctttttacttttagtttatgttaatttcatgtttatggattttttagtgatgaacatgaactaaattctatttagggttttaattgaatctcttgaagctttattatgaattaatgcaagttttctatttcttcttcatctaagatctattcaatttgtgttgattgtgtatgtgattgactgcgcaccttttacatgctatttatgaattaaaatcaaaatctgagaagtgagatttggatatgctaaaattgaatacacatagatttcaatttagaacgagagtatcattTTTGTCTATGTGATTTAGGACTGAGTTTGTTGcttcttattgtttaattttcTCATAGAAATATAGAGAATTTGCAATAGGTCGAGTTTTatatttcttaactcgaatatTTAATGCTTTTGCATGACTTTCATCTTAATGAGAAGAATTATCTTTGTGATtgcattaatgaataataaagtggatagtagaggagattagaatccctaatttcttatatatatttgAGTCAAGTTTATTGTTCTTTGTGGTTCTtcatttaattttgttatttattatttttagttttaaaaaaaaatctaattttcattagccaaatataaactagaaattaattatttggtaaatGATAAATCAGTCTTCATGGAACGATTCTCGTTCTTAtcgagatttattacaaattgcgattacgtatacttgcgtaacTATAAAATCCGCAACAATTACACGTATGGACACTTTATATTTAATGTAGCAATAAGAaaaaccctaaaccactattgTATTGCTACTGAGtctgtgctccacaagttgctcaacatctaAAGACCCACCtggaaaaatattgaaaaataacataatgagctaacgctcagtaagtaaatctcatgcatacacatacacatgaatgtcgtgagtttgaagtGCACATGTACTCATATGCTCACATATAATACTTATACATTTCATTTATTGACCAAGAaatttcaaactttacttttgtactttttctttttttactttCACATTGTTATGGGCCCAATATCTTATGTGCACACTGTTCGATTtagtcaatgcctgcagggcttgttacacatataatataaaatcccatgggttctcctccggctagccatcaccatagtagggcgcattaaaaaccttattccatcgttgccccatcgggctcaagagttaaggcgacCACACACTGTGATGTCAATACATAtaccaataactcatatggaggagaaataaaaacagGAACATGGAAAACATATCtaaatggtcaactctgacctagcccacactagtgggcatccactataagtcttatagacctccgtcttctttacagaacttacttaattgcttcatcgaaacagtggcaccTTTTTTAAACATCTTACTATCACTTTTCTTAAGGCTTgttgtcattaaaatgttcaacttcacataagacttttcaaggaatttcacaacttttctcatattcttatgcatggccttatatcacataataatgtatcacataactgtacatgccatgcatacatgctgatgctgaaatgccaatgttcatgtttgatggtattcaatcaaggcattgtatcacatctcatataactcaaaacatctttagtcataatacatatagctttgggttggtggcgttgttataccttaacgtagagctatggctcaggtctaaggtttccagcctaaaaacttaaaggcatcatatatcataacatgtaacaaaatcatgaacatagaaggTAATCCACATATTTATCAACACGAGAACACAGAGTTGCACATAACTCAGATCAAACTTAACCAAATAAGAcaactttcacatatcacgaaattcatctATTATATATCATATAATCCATTATGATATACACACCACACATAAATCGTATAACCATTTATCACATactcatcatatgcatcatcatcccatacttaacACAACTGACAttcacaatcaatgtagtcatgcatatcacatttaagcacaaaatgtgaaatttacttacctaaggtccttagcttattttaaaactgctcaccaagagtTATAAATCAAATCAATACGGATCATAGTCAAggtacatcatttattaaattctatcaaaatcgtaaatatacaccaTTGatggtgtatattaacaataccagaaaccacataaatgataataataattattatcatcataatgTTAATACTATTCATGCATCATAATCCTCTTTACAAAACACTGCTTTAAACCTTGCTTATAATATAATgtacttttaataataataataataattttcgtctataaataaacttagggtttatacatttttggaccctgtgttttttcccattacctgtttggaccctgtgttttgacaaattactttttggaccctatgttttctaaaatggttaaaatagaaccttaaactcaattttgatgaagaaaaaattgaatataacaatacagtttttaagcaaaatgattttatttttgttctgaattgttagtttggtaaattatttgtgattttagttgagaaaacattgaccaaaatcgaatttagggttctattttaaccattttacaaaacatagggtccaaaaagtaatttttcaaaacacagggtcaaacaggtaatgggaaaaaacacagggtccaaaaaggtataaactcataaacttatttcaatattaataacaaaatacctcaGTAACAATacgtatgtgaatgtatatattcaaatagtcattttataaaagaaatcatatttttaacataaaattgtaataatcgatatgatgataataatataaatataaatataaatatttatattattattaattagtcataatatcaatcccagtgatataataaatatggTCTCAAAAATTcattggtcttacaaatatcaataactgtaagaaactaatatttgatattattttaatattcaaatattaacgaAAATATCAATATACAATAACAATTGTTAAATAATCGACTTACtgtaaatcacacttttcatatatatatatatatacataaaactaTATTCTTAATTTacttaataaaataataacaataataattaaaattattaatcataataatttccatattaatagaaaatcaattaaatatgtctttttaaaatttattaactgtctattattttctataaaattgggcagcacaacggctataaaatgggcaaacccaaaatcaaaacctgtatgtaacaaaatacatataatctcatacagccagtataattatagaaaatattcagtccatcaagaatatataaatatatactataaatacacataataataattattctaATTAATCACAATATATGTCAAAGAAATTATACGACAATGATCGAGTTtcacaataagtcaaacgatgattttctgaaactcaaaacgaaCTCTGGAACCTCGAACACGAAGTTTCAACTGTCGTTCTACGGTGGATTGCAGTGGCTCGTGGTGGGACcgccacccaactatggtagatgtgggaacaagttattgggttttgaagcccacaacacgaggaacacgatggtggtgacggatcagCTAACAGATGCTCGAGGTGGCCGAATCACAACTTTGAAGTCACGCAGTGGTTGAACTTAAATCGACTAGTTGAGGAGCTTAACTGGCGAGTGAGCTCTATATTTTCGCTTGGTTGATAGTTCGGAGGCCCCTGAATCCAACGGTTGGTGCATGTCTATATGTGGCGGCCGGAAAGTGGTCGTTCGTCATCGGCAACAGTAGCACacaaagaggaaaaagagagagaaagaaagaggaagagaaggagagagaaagaaaataaaatatttgaggAAAGAGAGAGACTACAGGAAAATTAGGCTGAAGCCTTTTTTGAAATTACATTTGgaccccaaaatattaaaattcttctcaaataagccctttagcaaaactttcttaattatataaaaagctccaattaaaattatatgacatttgggtccaatactttactactcaagtttctctctctctttaatctcattaacaacataaaatcatgttttaaacattatttttccattactatttcttaaatttgtaaacttgtacattttatgcattgaaactctgatttataataaaaatgtattatgaaaatgttggatgtTACAATGTCCAaccaacgcaagtcgatttaaatgaagaaaataccactgttcctgagcaaacagtcacggagcctcgtcgtagtaggagggtttctaggaacccagttcgctatggtttggatggtgaaaccaatatggttgttggtgacactagttacgatgattcgttgtctttcaaacGGGCAATGGCTAgctctgaaaaggaactatggcttgaagccatgaaacaggaaatggagtccatgtactcaaattctgcctaagatcttgtggaagcacctagtgactttagggccattgggtgcaagtggatctacaagaagaaatgaggtgttgatggaaataccgaaacttataaagctcaattagtggcaaagggttatactcaaagagaaggcgtggactatgaggaaacttttagtctggtagccatgcttaagtccattcgcatcctcctatccataatagccgctctcgactatgagatctggcaaatggacgtcaagacaacttttcttaataggaagcttgacgaagttatttatatggatcagccataaggatttaaagtagctggacaagaaggaaaaatatgaaaattgaatagatccatttatggacttaagcaatattctcattcctggaaccttaggtttgatgaaataatcaaaacctatggctttgaacaaaatattgatgatccttgtgtttaccaactaaaggcaaatcaaatagtgatattcttggttctttatgtagatgatatcttactcattggaaacaatgttaagaaattgtcagatgtgaagaattggctgaacactcaattccagatgaaggatttgggtgaagcaagttatgttctaggtatctagatcatcatggatagaaagaacagactcttagctctttctcaagcagcttacattgataaagtgcttgaacttTTCTCAATGAccaattccaagaaaggacgtctaccatcccgccatggaattcatctttcaaagaagcagtctccccagactacTAAAGAGAAAGatgtaatgagaaaagttccttacgcatatgcagttggaagtctgatgtatgatatgttgtgtactagaccagatatctgctatgcagtggaagtagtgagcaggtattagtcaaacccaggaccgaaacattggatagcagttaagcatattctgaagtatttaagacagactagggattatatgttagtctacaagggtggtgttctgaaccctgtaggctacaccgattcagattttcagactgatgtcgataataggaagtctacttctaggatggtgtttactcttggaggtg
It encodes the following:
- the LOC133815188 gene encoding uncharacterized protein LOC133815188 produces the protein MELCATFKYNGVRDDAIKLRLFPFSLQESAQSWLNSLQSNSINTWEDLAQKFLAKFFPPSKVAKLRGESNNFYQLDGETLYDSWERFKELLRKCPHHSIEKWMLVHNFYNGLYGTTRTIIDVAAGGAFMSKSANEAYELLEDMATKNHQWSDKRTPSNRKIAGVHELDAITALTAQVASLTKQLQQSIVSTNAIQMSVGCGICGGPHSFDQCPSSDPNNNIPMDQAQVQAVGNFQRPFNNPFSNTYNPGWRNHPNFSWRKNQGQQSQFQGQY
- the LOC133815189 gene encoding uncharacterized protein LOC133815189, with product MSQQPMNQASSSQKPGLQDQPEKPNELQASLLTLTNTQTQFMTETRSFIKNLEMQVGQLANMLNNRPQGNFPSNTVGSCEKVEPQVEEKVTEGLATKENIQPVVVDSNVKIPYPQRLWKTSLDKQFSKFLEAFKKLHINIPFAEALEKMPSYVKFMKDILSKKQRLEDFETVALTEECSAILQRKLPQKLQDLGSFTIPCTIGKFECKHALCNLGASINLMPLFVFRKLGLGEAKPTTITLQLAYRSIKHPRGVIEDVLVKVDKFIFPADFIVLDMEEDANIPIIFGRPFLATGRALIDVQKGELKLRVQNEEVTFNVFSATTKRKTNVEIGSRAVHHCLKRFYSGKARRLHERWKALMISNIKR